From Vigna unguiculata cultivar IT97K-499-35 chromosome 5, ASM411807v1, whole genome shotgun sequence, the proteins below share one genomic window:
- the LOC114184345 gene encoding uncharacterized protein LOC114184345, whose product MAAVGTEQPLTLKLMVIKGKKKVVIAEAGKEFVDILFSFLTLPLGTIARLVREESLVQPPEVALLSTLYQSVQNLDDGYLCTDTCREMLLRPRNSMEAYCRSLKINIDDTEPTEYFVCKNLVNCPEKSPVFISSFKNKKCRCGALLGKPISAETSCVFDGFIKSNVRFMITDDLKVIPNSLDEMVNVLKGSGIKTMSSVNVMSVHITKNQVVDLLKCCLCSKTVLTDLFLEKLPNERLLKKKRIAPSDFKAKGSGKITVKIMQRKSNGKIVFTEGKEDFADFLSSLLTIPLGGMAHLMEGCCCVGSVDELYKSVVDLNEDYFISKGVKYNFVHPVLAPQFKLGNLLPLRCNYVPNYFCYIKCYDLHGHRYGSRSIASCYLTSINKTVNSSLESCVPLKFVDPMSDTSNNGKGYLKGPTTYMVTDDLVVTPSSSISVMSLLTSMSISVDDLEEKVVSIGTEEGVRILQASLSSTSALTLGLSHLTKEKEEK is encoded by the exons ATGGCTGCGGTTGGAACTGAGCAACCTCTTACCTTGAAGCTTATGGTAAtcaaagggaaaaaaaaagttgtcattGCAGAGGCAGGGAAGGAGTTTGTGGATATTCTGTTTAGCTTCTTAACATTACCTTTAGGAACCATTGCAAGACTTGTGCGTGAGGAGTCATTGGTGCAGCCACCTGAAGTTGCATTACTGAGCACGCTCTATCAAAGCGTACAGAATCTTGACGATGGGTATCTTTGTACTGATACGTGTAGAGAAATGCTGCTGCGTCCCAGAAACTCAATGGAAGCTTATTGCAGGAGTTTGAAGATAAACATTGACGACACAGAACCAACGGAGTATTTTGTATGTAAAAACCTTGTCAATTGTCCAGAAAAGAGCCCAGTCTTTATAAGCagcttcaaaaataaaaaatgccgATGTGGCGCCTTGCTGGGAAAACCTATTTCTGCTGAAACCTCTTGTGTCTTTGATGGTTTTATCAAGAGTAATGTCCGTTTCATGATCACGGACGATCTGAAAGTTATCCCAAACTCATTGGATGAAATGGTTAATGTGCTAAAGGGCAGTGGAATAAAAACCATGTCCTCTGTGAACGTAATGTCGGTACATATAACAAAGAATCAG GTAGTGGATCTGTTGAAATGTTGTTTGTGCTCAAAAACAGTTTTGACAGATTTGTTCTTAGAAAAACTTCCCAATGAGAGATTactcaaaaagaaaagaatcgCTCCCTCCGATTTTAAAGCAAAAGGTAGTGGTAAAATCACAGTGAAGATAATGCAGAGAAAATCTAATGGGAAGATAGTGTTTACCGAAGGAAAAGAAGATTTTGCAGACTTTCTTTCTAGTTTGTTGACTATTCCTTTAGGAGGAATGGCACATTTGATGGAAGGGTGTTGTTGTGTTGGGAGTGTTGACGAATTGTACAAGAGTGTTGTTGATCTGAATGAAGATTATTTTATCTCAAAGGGAGTAAAGTACAACTTTGTTCATCCTGTACTTGCCCCACAATTCAAATTGGGTAATTTGCTTCCTTTAAGGTGTAACTATGTCCccaattatttttgttacattaAGTGCTACGATCTTCATGGACACAGATATGGTAGTAGAAGCATTGCTTCTTGTTATTTAACCTCCATAAATAAGACAGTCAACTCCTCCTTAGAAAGTTGTGTTCCTTTGAAGTTTGTGGATCCCATGTCTGATACAAGTAACAATGGTAAAGGATATCTTAAAGGACCGACAACGTATATGGTAACGGATGATTTGGTCGTGACGCCGTCGTCCTCCATTTCTGTTATGTCTTTGCTGACAAGTATGAGTATTTCAGTTGATGACTTAGAGGAGAAAGTGGTTAGCATTGGCACGGAGGAG GGTGTGCGAATACTACAAGCGTCTTTGAGTTCTACATCAGCCCTAACATTGGGTCTCAGCCACTTAACcaaggagaaggaggagaagtGA